The region TCGCTGGGTCGGTCGCTGCGGATCATCAAGGCCGAGACCAAGAGCCTGCAGGACGACGACCGCGACCTCGCCGAGAAGGCCGACGCGCAGGCCGGCTACCAGCCGCTGCCGCCGCACGCCGGGCAGCAGGCGCCGTACGTCGGCCAGCCGCAGCAGCCGCCGTACCAGCAGGCCCCGCCGCAGCAGCCGGTCGTCGACCCGGTGCACCGCGTCCGC is a window of Micromonospora sp. WMMD961 DNA encoding:
- the tatA gene encoding Sec-independent protein translocase subunit TatA — protein: MGALKPWHIAVLVVVLILLFGAKRLPDAARSLGRSLRIIKAETKSLQDDDRDLAEKADAQAGYQPLPPHAGQQAPYVGQPQQPPYQQAPPQQPVVDPVHRVRDN